The Theobroma cacao cultivar B97-61/B2 chromosome 2, Criollo_cocoa_genome_V2, whole genome shotgun sequence genome includes the window GGTGTGAATCCACAAGCTGATGATGAAGCAGTGAGGAAACAATATAGGAAGCTTGCTTTAATGCTTCACCCTGATAAAAATAAGTCTGTAGGAGCTGATGGGGCATTTAAACTTATTTCAGAGGCATGGAGTTTGTTGTCTGATAAGGCTAAGAGAGTAGCATACGACCAGAAGAGGAGTGGGAAGTTAATGCAAAAGGTTTCAACACCTAGTGCAGGTTCAACAGCATCAAAAGTGGCAAATGGTTTTCACAATGTCACCAAAACAACCACTTCAAGTGTGAGGAATTCCAAGAGTAACGCACGTGCTGCTCAGTCTTCGACCCCTGCTGGTCGTACGTCAAACCGTCCTGGTCAGTCTTCAAATCCGGCATCATCTCATAAGCCAAAACCAAATACGTTCTGGACTGTCTGTCACCGATGCAGGATGCAGTATGAGTATCTGAGAGTGTATCTTAATCATAATCTATTGTGCCCCAACTGCCATGAGCCATTTTTGGCTGTAGAAACCGCTCCCCCAACCACATCTACCTCTACCTCTTGGAATTATTCGCAACAGCGGCAGAGCACAAATAGTCAAGCAGCTAACAGAAACACAAGTAATTCAGGAAGAAACCATGCTTCCGCATCTAATGCCACAGGATTCAGTAGTCATGATTCATATAGTCAAAGCAACTTCCAATGGGGTCCTTTTTCCAGGACAGGTGGTGCCTCAACTGCAGCTCAAGCTGCAAGTGTGGTCCAGCAAGCATATGAGAAAGTGAGGAGAGAGCGGGAGGAAGCGCAGGCAGctataaaaagagaagaggcCATGCGGAGAAAGCATCATGCCTCTAAAAGGGCAAGCGGTGCTTCTTCAACTGGATACACTAATGCTGCTAAGAGAAGGAGAGGCATGGAAGATGGTAGTGGAAGCACCCATGGAACTAATATTACCAATCAAATGGGTGTAGGAAATGGAGGTACAGCTAATCTATCTGGATCTAAACTAGGTAGTTCAGAAACAGGTTGGATCAATGGAACCACTAAGCACAACAGTGCAAGAGATATCTCTCAGATAGAAATTGAAAGTCTGCTGGTGGAGAAGGCCAAGGGAGAAATTCGAAAGAAACTGCTAGAATTGAATTCGTCATCAGCAGCTACGGCATCCAAAGATATTATAGGCAATGAAGATGCaaatgagaaacaaaacaaatctTTGGTAAACAAGGAAGCACAGGATCAGAACAAGTTAGGAGGGTTTGTTGATAAAATCAATGGGGATCATTGTCCCAAGACTTTTCCTGGCAGTTGTGTCAAAACTGATGCGGAAACATTGGAAGCAATGTCCATAAATGTCCCAGATCCAGATTTTcatgactttgacaaggatcGAACTGAAAAATCTTTTGGAGATAACCAGGTATGGGCTgcatatgatgatgatgatgggatgccTCGATATTATGCCATGATCCATAATGTTATTTCTCTGAATCCATTCAAGATGCGGATCAGCTGGCTTAATTCAAAAACTAACAGTGAGTTGGGTCCACTTAACTGGGTAGGTTCTGGTTTCTCAAAAACCTGTGGGGAGTTCAGAATAGGCAAGCATGAGATCAACAGCTCACTTAATTCTTTTTCACACAAGGTTAGATGGACAAAAGGGGTGCGTGGGGCCATTCATATATATCCAAGGAAGGGTGATGTTTGGGCTATCTATAGGAACTGGTCCCCTGAATGGAATGAGTTAACAGCCGATGAAGTAATACACAAGTATGATATGGTAGAAGTACTTGACGACTACAACGAAGACCTGGGTGTGACAGTTACTCCGCTTATCAAGGTTGCTGGTTTCAAGACAGTGTTTCACCAACATCTGGACCATAGAGAAATTAGAAGGATTCCAAGAGAAGAGATGTTTCGTTTCTCTCATCAAGTTCCTTCATACTTGCTTACAGGTCAAGAGGCTTCCAATGCTCCAAAGGGTTGCCGGGAGCTAGACCCAGCTGCTACTCCAGTGGAACTTCTTCAGGTAATTATAGATGTTAAGGAAGAAGAGATTCTGGAATATGATAAGAAGATTAATGAAGAACATGTTGTGGATGTAGAAAAAGCAAATGATAGAGGGGTAGTGGAGAATTGTGAAAAACCTAGGCAAGAAGAGGACAGTGGTTCTCAAGTTGAAGAAATAGAAATTATAGCCAATGGTAGAAATACTTAAAGAAGATGGGAGAATGGAGCATGATGAATAAGGCTGATTAATTGAGTTCAAGATTAACTGGTTTTGATGTGGATAGATGATATGGACGGTTGAAAAATTGGGTGGAACTGGTTTCATGATCATCCAATGTGTACAACCTTGGCCTGTTATCTCACTTAAACTTTTGGAGGTGACCTCAAAATGTATCTAACCTTGTGATAATCTGCAAGTTGATGATGTTTTAGGAGTAGATCCACAGGTTTTTGGGGTTTCCTGCAGTTCATCGTGAAAGCTTATTCTGGTGCCAGTTGTCATAAATGGAACTTCTAAGGGTTTTGAAAGCAGAGAGCTATACATGCTATTGTATGCTGTTTCAGCCTAGAGAACAGCTCTTTCTCTATCATAACTCCTTAACCTGCAGGCTTGCTGATAAGCTGCACTCTtactatttcaattttatagtGTTTTTCTTGCACAATTTTCTCATCCTTAGTATTTGACAGTCATGGATTCATGTTCTTTTGTACTTGGCTGTAGAGTTGTACTATTAGTTCAGATTAGAGGTTCAATAACAGTGAAGATTGTGAGTAGATACAATTATTGCTTAAATCATATTAGAAATTATTGTTTACTTTTTACCAGAATTTATCTTTTGTCAATCAGATAGCCCTATTTCATCTAGTATCTTGATGTTATCTTGGAGTTGATGTCTACtttgttaatttaaattataaaaatgtatTGAATGACTCAAATTGAGGTAATGTTTGGGGCAAAATGCTGATGCTTAAACCCTCATTTTCAAGGCACTACCATAACACTAAGAAGTTGGTTTCATCCCAAAGCATGTTATTTTCTGGCTTTGGATTGTGTATCAAATGTGTATATATAGTGGTTTTGCCTGCTATCGACAAGTGAATGAGGACTTTGATTTGGTTACATAGTGTGAAAACGCCTCACCATGTTTGAAACATTTTTATGGAGTTTGTTCTGCTAAATTCAGAAATGCTAGTTTATTAATAATAGACCCTTTGTTGAATGATTCTTTGCAGTTTCAATA containing:
- the LOC18608980 gene encoding uncharacterized protein LOC18608980, which gives rise to MECNKDEATRAKELAEKKFMAKDIVGAKKFALKAQNLYPGLEGISQMIATLDVHFSAENKVNGEADWYAILGVNPQADDEAVRKQYRKLALMLHPDKNKSVGADGAFKLISEAWSLLSDKAKRVAYDQKRSGKLMQKVSTPSAGSTASKVANGFHNVTKTTTSSVRNSKSNARAAQSSTPAGRTSNRPGQSSNPASSHKPKPNTFWTVCHRCRMQYEYLRVYLNHNLLCPNCHEPFLAVETAPPTTSTSTSWNYSQQRQSTNSQAANRNTSNSGRNHASASNATGFSSHDSYSQSNFQWGPFSRTGGASTAAQAASVVQQAYEKVRREREEAQAAIKREEAMRRKHHASKRASGASSTGYTNAAKRRRGMEDGSGSTHGTNITNQMGVGNGGTANLSGSKLGSSETGWINGTTKHNSARDISQIEIESLLVEKAKGEIRKKLLELNSSSAATASKDIIGNEDANEKQNKSLVNKEAQDQNKLGGFVDKINGDHCPKTFPGSCVKTDAETLEAMSINVPDPDFHDFDKDRTEKSFGDNQVWAAYDDDDGMPRYYAMIHNVISLNPFKMRISWLNSKTNSELGPLNWVGSGFSKTCGEFRIGKHEINSSLNSFSHKVRWTKGVRGAIHIYPRKGDVWAIYRNWSPEWNELTADEVIHKYDMVEVLDDYNEDLGVTVTPLIKVAGFKTVFHQHLDHREIRRIPREEMFRFSHQVPSYLLTGQEASNAPKGCRELDPAATPVELLQVIIDVKEEEILEYDKKINEEHVVDVEKANDRGVVENCEKPRQEEDSGSQVEEIEIIANGRNT